In one window of Branchiostoma floridae strain S238N-H82 chromosome 14, Bfl_VNyyK, whole genome shotgun sequence DNA:
- the LOC118430482 gene encoding actin-42-like: MGCGSSVQVTPATPVKRPADEKQTKAVRIRENGKLSCPGESSSTLGGVEPSRVTENDPERASVQEPFKHEQEQGQGKPEQEQGQGNQEEEQGQGSDGDDPQGKTSEDQATLKEQAGYLPALSQNSEEDSGRTSPDGSCDSEALDQSKEEDRTYEPKKEDNPSVQGSAIFAEVERTLTTHADDITSGIHGDHVQRRLQFDEADVGNSDVFENTKGPDTIQPQGWGQTGGRWDLPAVVLDCGTDSVKAGFAGEDTPRAVLPTVVGTPRHQNVFIGADQQDCYIGDDAMSRRGILSLRHPIVNRYVKDWDDWEKVIHHVMTTTLRAQPDRPVMLIEPAQNPLADRERIAELLFEALDVPGLYLASQAVLALFASGRTTGVVVDCGAGLTHVVPVYEGVPLTHAIQRIPVAGQDITEHLSRLLAQAGHGQVKTEIVNQVKNQLSYVALDYDAEVQRNVTSAEEMTYDLPDGQVLSVGTERFMAPEIVFRPELIGKDCSGLPRGILTSIMQCDVDLRRTYLENVFLSGGTASCSGLLERLSRDLVAIAPEDHPVMVHRATPDTQLSAWRGGSVLAALRSFQDSWITQEDFEEYGPSIVHRST; the protein is encoded by the exons atgGGATGCGGAAGTAGCGTACAGGTGACACCAGCTACACCTGTCAAGAGACCCGCGGATGAAAAGCAGACGAAAGCCGTCCGTATCCGGGAGAACGGCAAGCTCAGCTGTCCAGGGGAGTCCAGCTCAACGTTAGGCGGCGTCGAGCCCTCAAGGGTGACCGAGAACGACCCCGAGAGAGCCTCGGTACAGGAGCCCTTTAAACACGAGCAGGAACAAGGACAAGGAAAACCCGAGCAGGAACAGGGACAAGGAAATCAAGAGGAGGAACAGGGACAAGGAAGCGATGGCGACGACCCTCAAGGAAAGACTTCAGAGGATCAAGCGACTTTGAAGGAACAGGCTGGATATTTACCAGCATTAAGTCAGAATTCAGAAGAAGACAGTGGAAGGACTAGCCCAGATGGAAGTTGTGATTCTGAGGCGTTAGACCAAAGTAAGGAGGAAGACAGAACTTACGAACCAAAGAAAGAAGACAACCCATCCGTACAAGGTTCCGCTATTTTTGCAGAGGTAGAGAGAACTTTAACTACACATGCAGACGACATAACCAGCGGTATCCATGGCGATCACGTTCAGAGGCGCTTACAGTTTGACGAAGCTGATGTTGGAAATTCTGACGTCTTCGAGAATACCAAGG GGCCCGACACCATCCAGCCCCAGGGGTGGGGGCAGACGGGCGGGCGCTGGGACCTGCCTGCCGTCGTGCTGGATTGTGGGACGGACTCGGTGAAGGCAGGGTTTGCGGGTGAGGACACGCCAAGGGCCGTGTTGCCGACCGTAGTAGGGACACCTAGACATCAG AACGTGTTTATAGGCGCCGACCAGCAGGACTGTTATATCGGCGATGACGCGATGTCGCGACGGGGGATCCTTTCATTACGTCATCCAATCGTCAACCGTTACGTCAAAGACTGGGACGACTGGGAAAAG GTGATTCATCACGTGATGACGACCACCCTGCGCGCGCAGCCTGACCGTCCCGTGATGCTGATTGAGCCTGCGCAGAACCCCCTAGCGGACCGGGAGAGGATCGCAGAG CTGCTGTTTGAAGCCTTGGATGTGCCCGGCCTGTACCTGGCGTCCCAGGCGGTGTTAGCGCTGTTCGCCTCCGGGAGGACCACGGGAGTGGTGGTGGACTGCGGCGCCGGCCTGACGCACGTCGTGCCCGTGTACGAGGGGGTCCCGCTCACTCACGCCATCCAGCGGATCCCAGTGGCAGGACAGGACATCACCGAACATTTATCCAGACTGTTGGCACAAGCCGGACACGGACAGG TAAAAACAGAAATCGTTAATCAGGTGAAGAATCAGTTGAGTTATGTGGCCCTGGACTACGACGCAGAGGTACAGAGAAACGTGACATCAGCAGAAGAGATGACCTATGACCTTCCGGACGGGCAGGTGTTGTCTGTGGGGACGGAGAGGTTCATGGCGCCTGAGATAGTCTTCCGACCAGAGCTCATAG GTAAAGACTGTAGTGGTCTCCCCAGGGGAATCCTAACCAGCATCATGCAGTGTGACGTGGACCTGCGCCGCACGTACCTCGAGAACGTGTTCTTGAGCGGCGGCACAGCGTCCTGCTCCGGGCTGCTGGAGCGTCTCTCCCGGGACCTGGTGGCCATCGCGCCCGAGGACCACCCCGTGATGGTCCACCGCGCCACCCCGGACACACAGCTCTCCGCCTGGAGGGGAGGATCTGTCCTGGCCGCCTTGAGGTCCTTCCAAGACTCTTGGATCACGCAAGAAGATTTTGAGGAGTACGGACCTAGCATCGTCCATAGGAGCACATAG